One segment of Caldanaerobius polysaccharolyticus DSM 13641 DNA contains the following:
- a CDS encoding beta-galactosidase trimerization domain-containing protein, which translates to MTEIGVFTPEEFYGAEIGGLPPAIMGANRMLEEAGYQFDIIDSQSDFSRYRVLVLPDNIPVSEEFAEKLDKYVADGGAIIASFESGLNEDKSAFSVKSFGIRLKGEAPYSPDFILPQGEIGKGLPETEHVMYMRGLEVEAEQGAEVLAYAVVPYFNRTWEHFCSHRHTPSSGKIGYPGVLKNGSVIYFMHPIFTQYNQNAPRWCKQLFVNALNILLPDPLIKHNGPSTMLVTLNEQEQQNRWVLHLLHYIPERRSQEIDTIEDIIPLYNIKVSVKSPCKVKEVMCVPEGKPLDFNMNGDRVEFVVPKVNGHQMVAIITH; encoded by the coding sequence GGAGCAAATCGCATGCTAGAGGAGGCGGGCTATCAGTTTGATATAATCGATTCGCAAAGCGATTTTTCAAGGTACAGGGTTCTTGTATTGCCGGATAATATACCTGTGTCCGAAGAATTCGCTGAAAAACTGGATAAATATGTAGCTGATGGGGGAGCAATTATAGCGTCGTTTGAGTCAGGATTAAATGAAGATAAAAGCGCATTTTCAGTAAAATCTTTCGGCATTAGATTAAAAGGCGAGGCGCCTTATAGCCCCGATTTTATACTTCCACAAGGTGAGATAGGCAAGGGATTGCCAGAAACGGAACACGTGATGTATATGAGAGGATTGGAGGTAGAGGCCGAGCAGGGCGCAGAGGTGCTGGCATATGCTGTTGTACCGTATTTTAACAGGACGTGGGAACATTTCTGTTCTCATAGGCATACTCCTTCATCGGGTAAAATAGGGTATCCTGGCGTATTGAAAAACGGTTCTGTGATTTATTTCATGCACCCGATTTTTACCCAGTACAATCAAAACGCTCCCCGTTGGTGCAAACAGCTTTTTGTAAACGCTTTAAATATCCTATTGCCGGATCCGCTCATAAAGCATAATGGGCCTAGTACCATGCTGGTAACTTTAAACGAGCAGGAACAGCAAAATCGCTGGGTGTTGCATTTACTCCATTATATACCTGAGCGGAGGAGCCAGGAGATTGATACGATAGAAGACATCATACCGCTGTATAACATAAAAGTCTCGGTAAAGTCACCTTGCAAGGTAAAAGAAGTGATGTGCGTACCCGAGGGAAAACCATTGGATTTCAATATGAACGGTGATAGAGTGGAGTTTGTTGTGCCAAAAGTAAATGGCCATCAAATGGTCGCAATAATAACCCACTGA